In Streptococcus oralis, a single window of DNA contains:
- a CDS encoding HK97 gp10 family phage protein, which translates to MDLAAQLANILAEYCEEVNEEVDKIAEQVAKETVKELKETSPKRTGKYSKGWRKKRVRNGVWVVYSFKYGSLTHLLEFGHIKRNGGRTKAYPHLRPAELNAIQKFTERIKNISK; encoded by the coding sequence ATGGATTTAGCAGCACAATTAGCAAATATTTTAGCAGAATATTGCGAAGAGGTTAATGAAGAAGTTGATAAAATTGCGGAGCAAGTCGCTAAAGAAACAGTTAAAGAATTAAAGGAAACTAGCCCTAAAAGAACAGGTAAATATTCAAAAGGATGGCGTAAGAAAAGAGTGAGAAATGGAGTTTGGGTCGTATATAGTTTTAAATACGGATCTCTTACTCATTTACTTGAATTTGGACATATTAAACGAAATGGGGGGAGGACTAAGGCGTACCCTCATTTAAGACCTGCAGAACTGAATGCGATTCAAAAATTTACAGAAAGGATTAAGAACATTTCAAAGTAA
- the pnuC gene encoding nicotinamide riboside transporter PnuC encodes MKKLTKKITQFIENFKNVHAEARKIGFAGIMHLLWKDLFVGRSLFQWLYLIALSSVPLILEFTQNTESHDWLSLFASWTGIVCVILVAEGRASNYLFGAINSAIYLILAMNATFYGEVLTTVYFFVMQPIGLYAWLSNRINDQGKPEESHFEAKKLSVLDWLKYLVLTAIIWIGMGLAYQSINSARPFRDSVTDATNGVGQLLMTRLYREQWIFWIATNLFSIYLWWGENIHIQGMYWVYTLNSLVGWYQWTKAVRKEV; translated from the coding sequence ATGAAAAAACTAACTAAAAAAATCACACAATTTATCGAAAACTTTAAAAATGTCCATGCTGAAGCCCGCAAGATCGGTTTTGCAGGGATCATGCACCTGCTCTGGAAAGATCTCTTTGTCGGCCGTAGCCTTTTCCAGTGGTTGTATCTCATCGCCCTGTCAAGTGTCCCCTTGATCTTGGAGTTTACACAAAATACGGAAAGCCATGACTGGCTTAGCTTATTTGCATCCTGGACTGGGATTGTCTGTGTTATTTTGGTAGCAGAAGGTCGTGCAAGCAATTATCTCTTTGGGGCTATTAACTCGGCTATCTATTTGATTTTGGCCATGAATGCGACTTTTTATGGCGAAGTCTTGACGACCGTTTACTTCTTTGTCATGCAGCCGATTGGTCTCTATGCTTGGTTGTCCAATCGTATCAATGACCAAGGAAAACCAGAAGAATCTCACTTTGAAGCTAAGAAATTATCTGTTCTTGACTGGCTCAAGTACTTGGTCTTGACTGCCATTATCTGGATTGGCATGGGCTTGGCTTATCAAAGTATCAATAGTGCTCGACCTTTCCGTGATAGTGTAACCGATGCGACCAATGGTGTTGGTCAGCTCTTGATGACACGTCTTTACCGCGAGCAATGGATTTTCTGGATTGCAACCAATCTCTTTAGTATCTACCTCTGGTGGGGTGAAAATATCCACATCCAAGGGATGTACTGGGTTTACACGCTCAATAGTCTAGTGGGATGGTACCAATGGACCAAGGCAGTTCGAAAGGAGGTTTAA
- a CDS encoding CtsR family transcriptional regulator, translating into MRFKNTSDHIEAYIKAILDQSGIVELQRSQLADTFQVVPSQINYVIKTRFTESRGYLVESKRGGGGYIRIGRIEFSNHHEMLRDLLYSVGERVSQEIYEDILQLLVEQDLMTKQEMTLLTSVATDRVLGEESSVVRANMLRQLLQEVDRKEK; encoded by the coding sequence ATGAGATTTAAAAATACATCAGATCATATCGAAGCCTATATCAAGGCTATTTTAGACCAATCTGGTATCGTGGAATTGCAACGGAGCCAGTTAGCAGATACCTTCCAGGTTGTACCGAGTCAGATCAACTATGTCATCAAGACCCGCTTTACGGAAAGCAGAGGTTACTTGGTTGAGAGCAAGCGTGGTGGTGGAGGCTACATTCGAATAGGCCGGATTGAGTTTTCCAATCATCATGAGATGCTCCGCGATTTGCTTTACTCGGTTGGTGAGCGAGTTAGTCAGGAGATCTATGAGGATATTCTCCAGCTTTTGGTGGAGCAGGACTTGATGACCAAACAGGAGATGACCTTGCTGACTTCAGTAGCAACAGATCGTGTCCTAGGGGAAGAATCCTCAGTTGTCCGTGCCAATATGCTCCGACAGCTATTACAAGAGGTAGATAGAAAAGAGAAGTAA
- a CDS encoding NUDIX domain-containing protein — MVDTKIPTGMTEKEYFEIHASQEEFLDWYYRQELPQYEKPSVTVDMVAYCFVEGKIKLLLIRRKAHPYQNCLALVGGFMDKGEDAAHACQREVREEVNLDLPLEKIEQLMTVSTPGRDPRGWTVTIAHLVYLPSRALDLVQAGDDAKDVVFVDVDFQTGKCFLEGVELEERAFAFDHYAIIQESIKRIQGRLDWNPTFLYLLEEEFTVYEGTELVNLINPGRPIVSNNFLVKYGEYVEEVGLKRVPKKKPRKTYRLK, encoded by the coding sequence ATGGTAGATACGAAGATTCCAACAGGGATGACGGAAAAAGAATATTTTGAAATCCATGCCAGTCAGGAGGAGTTTTTGGATTGGTACTACAGACAGGAACTCCCTCAATATGAAAAACCAAGTGTGACAGTAGATATGGTAGCCTACTGCTTTGTTGAAGGAAAGATCAAACTCTTGCTGATCCGTCGCAAGGCTCACCCTTATCAAAACTGTTTGGCTCTGGTTGGAGGCTTTATGGATAAGGGAGAGGATGCTGCGCATGCCTGTCAACGCGAAGTGAGAGAAGAAGTCAATCTCGATCTACCTTTGGAAAAAATCGAGCAATTGATGACCGTATCGACTCCTGGTCGTGATCCACGTGGCTGGACGGTGACCATTGCCCACTTGGTGTACCTACCTAGTCGTGCCTTAGATCTCGTTCAGGCTGGAGATGATGCTAAGGATGTGGTTTTTGTAGATGTCGATTTTCAGACGGGCAAGTGCTTCCTAGAGGGAGTAGAGTTGGAGGAGAGAGCCTTCGCCTTTGACCATTATGCCATAATCCAAGAATCCATCAAACGAATCCAAGGCCGTCTCGATTGGAATCCGACCTTCCTTTATCTGCTGGAGGAAGAGTTCACTGTTTACGAAGGAACTGAACTGGTCAATCTCATCAACCCAGGTCGCCCAATCGTTAGCAATAACTTTCTCGTAAAATATGGCGAATATGTAGAAGAAGTCGGACTCAAACGAGTGCCCAAAAAGAAACCAAGAAAAACCTATCGATTGAAATAA
- the hslO gene encoding Hsp33 family molecular chaperone HslO: MDKIIKTISESGAFRAFVLDSTETVRTAQEKHQTQASSTVALGRTLIASQILAANEKGNTKLTVKVLGTSSLGAIITVADTKGNVKGYVQNPGVDIKKTATGEVLVGPFVGNGQFLVITDYGTGNPYNSMTPLISGEIGEDLAYYLTESQQTPSAVGLNVLLDKDDKVKVAGGFLLQVLPGAKEEEIARFEKRIQEMPAISTLLESDDHIEALLKAIYGDESYKRLSEEEIRFQCDCSKDRFMNALASLPNSDLEEMKEEDHGAEITCQFCQTTYNFDENDLEELIRDKS; the protein is encoded by the coding sequence ATGGATAAAATTATTAAAACAATATCAGAAAGCGGAGCCTTTCGTGCTTTTGTCCTTGATAGCACTGAAACCGTCCGCACTGCTCAAGAAAAACATCAAACTCAAGCCAGTTCAACTGTCGCACTTGGTCGCACCCTTATCGCTAGCCAAATTCTCGCAGCCAATGAAAAAGGAAATACCAAACTAACAGTTAAAGTTCTTGGAACAAGCTCTCTCGGTGCCATCATCACGGTCGCAGATACCAAGGGAAACGTCAAAGGCTACGTTCAAAATCCAGGTGTTGACATCAAAAAGACTGCAACGGGTGAAGTCCTTGTTGGACCTTTTGTTGGAAACGGTCAATTCCTCGTTATCACAGACTATGGTACTGGAAATCCCTACAACTCCATGACTCCCCTCATCTCTGGGGAAATCGGTGAAGACTTAGCCTACTACCTGACTGAAAGTCAACAAACCCCTTCAGCAGTCGGCCTCAATGTTCTTTTGGATAAAGACGACAAGGTCAAAGTTGCCGGAGGTTTCCTTCTCCAAGTATTGCCAGGAGCCAAGGAAGAAGAGATTGCCCGCTTTGAAAAACGCATCCAAGAAATGCCAGCCATCTCAACCCTTCTAGAAAGCGATGACCATATCGAAGCCCTCCTCAAGGCCATCTATGGTGACGAATCCTACAAACGTCTATCTGAAGAAGAAATCCGTTTCCAATGTGACTGCAGCAAAGACCGTTTTATGAACGCTCTTGCCAGCCTTCCAAATTCAGACCTTGAGGAAATGAAAGAGGAAGACCACGGGGCAGAAATCACTTGTCAATTCTGCCAAACTACTTATAACTTTGATGAAAACGACCTGGAGGAACTCATTCGTGACAAATCTTAA
- a CDS encoding ATP-dependent Clp protease ATP-binding subunit encodes MNYSKALNECIESAYMVAGHFGARYLESWHLLIAMSNHSYSVAGTTLNDYPYEMDRLEEVALELTETDYSQDETFTELPFSHRLEVLFAEAEYVASVVHAKVLGTEHVLYAILHDGNALATRILERAGFSYEDQKDQVRIAALRRNLEERAGWTREDLKALRQRHRTVSDKQNSMANMMGMPQAQSGGLEDYTHDLTEQARSGKLEPVIGRDKEISRMIQILSRKTKNNPVLVGDAGVGKTALALGLAQRIASGDVPAEMAKMRVLELDLMNVVAGTRFRGDFEERMNNIIKDIEEDGKVILFIDELHTIIGSGSGIDSTLDAANILKPALARGTLRTVGATTQEEYQKHIEKDAALSRRFAKVTIEEPSLADSMTILQGLKATYEKHHRVQITDEAVETAVKMAHRYLTSRHLPDSAIDLLDEAAATVQNKSKHVKADESDLTPADKALMDGKWEQAAQLIAKEEEVPVYKDLVTESDILTTLSRLSGIPVQKLTQTDAKKYLNLEAELHKRVIGQDQAVSSISRAIRRNQSGIRSHKRPIGSFMFLGPTGVGKTELAKALAEVLFDDESALIRFDMSEYMEKFAASRLNGAPPGYVGYEEGGELTEKVRNKPYSVLLFDEVEKAHPDIFNVLLQVLDDGVLTDSKGRKVDFSNTIIIMTSNLGATALRDDKTVGFGAKDIRFDQENMEKRIFEELKKTYRPEFINRIDEKVVFHSLDSKHMQEIVKIMVKPLIASLAEKGIDLKLQASALKLLASHGYNPEMGARPLRRTLQTEVEDKLAELLLKGELVAGKTLKIGVKAGQLKFDIA; translated from the coding sequence ATGAACTATTCAAAAGCATTGAATGAATGTATCGAAAGTGCCTACATGGTTGCTGGCCATTTTGGAGCTCGTTATCTAGAGTCTTGGCATTTATTGATTGCCATGTCCAATCACAGTTATAGTGTGGCAGGTACAACTCTAAATGATTATCCATACGAGATGGACCGTTTAGAAGAGGTTGCGTTGGAACTGACTGAAACGGACTATAGCCAAGACGAAACCTTTACGGAATTGCCCTTTTCCCATCGTTTGGAAGTTCTCTTTGCAGAAGCAGAGTATGTGGCCTCAGTGGTCCACGCAAAGGTGCTAGGGACAGAGCATGTTCTCTATGCGATCTTGCATGATGGTAATGCCTTGGCAACTCGCATCTTGGAGAGAGCAGGCTTTTCTTATGAAGACCAGAAAGATCAGGTCAGAATTGCTGCTCTTCGTCGCAACCTAGAAGAGCGTGCTGGCTGGACTCGTGAAGACCTCAAGGCTTTGCGTCAACGCCATCGCACAGTATCTGACAAGCAAAATTCCATGGCCAATATGATGGGCATGCCTCAAGCTCAAAGTGGTGGTCTAGAGGACTACACGCATGACCTGACGGAGCAAGCGCGTTCTGGCAAGTTAGAGCCAGTTATCGGTCGAGACAAGGAAATCTCACGTATGATTCAAATCTTGAGCCGGAAGACCAAGAACAATCCGGTCTTGGTTGGAGATGCGGGTGTCGGGAAAACAGCTTTAGCACTTGGGCTTGCCCAGCGTATTGCTAGTGGGGACGTACCAGCTGAAATGGCCAAGATGCGCGTTTTGGAGCTTGATTTGATGAATGTCGTTGCAGGGACACGTTTCCGTGGAGATTTTGAAGAGCGCATGAACAATATCATCAAGGACATCGAGGAAGACGGCAAAGTGATCCTCTTTATCGATGAACTCCACACCATCATTGGTTCTGGGAGTGGTATTGACTCGACTCTAGATGCGGCCAATATCTTGAAGCCAGCCTTGGCTCGTGGAACTTTGAGAACGGTTGGTGCCACCACTCAGGAAGAATACCAGAAACACATCGAAAAAGATGCTGCCCTTTCTCGTCGGTTTGCCAAAGTGACGATTGAAGAGCCAAGTCTAGCTGACAGTATGACCATTTTGCAAGGTTTGAAGGCCACCTATGAGAAACACCACCGTGTGCAAATCACAGATGAAGCTGTTGAAACAGCTGTTAAGATGGCGCATCGTTACTTGACCAGTCGTCACTTGCCAGACTCTGCTATCGACCTCTTAGATGAGGCGGCAGCAACAGTGCAAAACAAATCCAAGCATGTGAAAGCAGACGAATCCGACTTGACTCCAGCTGACAAGGCCCTGATGGATGGCAAGTGGGAACAAGCTGCCCAGCTAATCGCAAAAGAAGAGGAAGTTCCTGTCTATAAAGACTTGGTAACAGAATCTGATATTTTGACCACCTTGAGTCGCTTGTCGGGTATCCCAGTCCAAAAACTGACTCAAACGGATGCCAAGAAATACCTGAATTTGGAGGCTGAACTACACAAACGTGTCATTGGCCAAGATCAAGCTGTTTCAAGTATTAGCCGTGCCATTCGCCGCAATCAGTCAGGTATTCGTAGTCACAAGCGTCCGATTGGTTCCTTTATGTTCCTAGGGCCGACAGGAGTCGGTAAGACCGAATTGGCAAAGGCTCTGGCAGAAGTCCTCTTTGATGACGAATCAGCCCTTATCCGCTTTGATATGAGTGAGTATATGGAGAAATTTGCGGCTAGCCGTCTCAATGGAGCACCTCCTGGCTATGTGGGCTACGAGGAAGGTGGGGAGTTGACTGAGAAGGTTCGCAACAAACCTTACTCAGTGCTTCTCTTTGACGAGGTAGAAAAGGCCCATCCAGACATCTTTAATGTCCTCTTGCAGGTTTTGGACGACGGTGTCTTGACAGATAGCAAGGGGCGCAAGGTTGATTTTTCAAATACCATTATCATCATGACGTCAAACCTTGGTGCGACGGCTCTTCGTGATGACAAGACTGTTGGCTTTGGCGCGAAAGACATTCGTTTTGACCAGGAAAATATGGAAAAACGCATCTTCGAAGAGTTGAAAAAAACTTATCGACCAGAGTTTATCAACCGTATTGATGAAAAGGTGGTCTTCCATAGCTTAGATAGCAAACACATGCAAGAAATTGTTAAGATCATGGTGAAACCATTGATTGCTAGCCTGGCAGAGAAAGGTATCGACTTGAAACTGCAAGCTTCGGCACTGAAGTTGCTAGCTAGTCACGGTTACAATCCAGAAATGGGAGCTCGCCCACTTCGCAGAACCCTGCAAACAGAAGTGGAAGACAAGTTGGCAGAACTTCTTCTCAAGGGAGAATTGGTGGCAGGTAAGACACTTAAGATTGGTGTCAAAGCTGGACAATTGAAATTTGATATTGCTTAA
- a CDS encoding phage major capsid protein, with the protein MTTNLAKQKENLEAYIRSTGYNTRGMNVENNHVLIEKPILDSYENEHQRKELVDLVNVIETRTRGGKYEVTDFESDSLQEVSENSVERTEADKKKTISVDYLVKLFSGKLDFSQEQLDDGQYNLTDFLGKKIIKLKRRTRNKEIGKILQTAKVQTATSIDDLKSIVSLINPERNVSMVVSQSLFSVLEKMKDTSGNYLLKVDKETGTSETFFVDNFLIVDDTTLGNKGDKKGFIGDLENFVTLFDRKKDTLSWVNANDYFGKRLILHTRFDVKKIEEDCGYFIQWN; encoded by the coding sequence ATGACAACTAACTTAGCTAAACAAAAAGAAAATCTAGAAGCTTATATCCGAAGTACGGGTTATAACACTAGAGGGATGAACGTAGAAAATAATCATGTACTCATTGAAAAACCAATCCTTGATAGTTACGAAAATGAACATCAACGTAAAGAACTGGTTGATCTAGTAAATGTTATTGAGACTCGTACCCGTGGTGGGAAGTATGAAGTAACTGACTTTGAATCTGATTCATTACAAGAAGTTAGCGAAAATTCGGTTGAGAGAACAGAAGCAGATAAAAAGAAAACTATCAGCGTTGATTACTTAGTTAAATTATTCAGTGGAAAACTTGATTTTTCACAGGAACAATTAGACGATGGTCAATATAATTTAACGGATTTTCTTGGTAAGAAGATTATTAAATTAAAACGTAGAACACGAAATAAAGAGATTGGGAAAATTCTCCAAACTGCGAAAGTGCAGACTGCTACAAGTATCGACGACTTGAAATCTATTGTTTCTTTAATCAATCCAGAGCGCAATGTATCTATGGTTGTTAGTCAATCACTATTTAGTGTCTTAGAAAAAATGAAAGACACTTCAGGAAATTATCTTCTTAAGGTTGATAAAGAGACAGGGACAAGTGAAACATTCTTTGTAGATAACTTTTTAATTGTAGATGATACAACATTAGGGAATAAAGGTGATAAAAAAGGCTTTATCGGAGATCTAGAAAACTTTGTTACTTTGTTTGATCGAAAGAAAGATACACTTAGTTGGGTGAATGCGAATGACTATTTTGGGAAACGGTTGATTTTACATACCCGATTTGATGTAAAAAAAATTGAAGAAGATTGTGGTTACTTTATTCAATGGAACTAG
- a CDS encoding AAA family ATPase, translating into MKKKTAVVFGTFAPLHQGHIDLIQRAKRQCDQVWVVVSGYEGDRGEQVGLSLQKRFRYIREAFRDDELTSVCKLDETNLPRYPLGWQEWLDQMFAEISYDENQQGLTFFVGEEEYQQELAKRGFGTVLQERKFGISATMIRENPSKYWKYIAQPFRRQFTQKVLIMGSASNGKTTLAKDLARYYDAPVSLEYAREYQIKNNVRDDELTPKDYYYLLLGQYDQTSKLIDSNANRGLVIADTNSLVTKGYYDYYMETEDQGDLSGETFDNLFVSILAKEKWDLILFVQPVGSYVNDGFRDMTMAEDHIRYSFSQHLDQMRERYLTTIPLVYLAEDYLGNYEAAKVAIDAIYQAD; encoded by the coding sequence ATGAAAAAGAAAACAGCAGTGGTATTTGGGACCTTTGCCCCTCTCCATCAAGGGCATATCGATCTGATCCAGCGAGCGAAGCGTCAGTGTGACCAGGTCTGGGTAGTCGTGTCAGGCTATGAGGGAGACCGAGGTGAGCAGGTAGGTTTAAGTCTTCAAAAACGATTTCGCTATATCCGAGAGGCTTTTCGTGATGACGAATTGACCTCTGTCTGCAAGCTGGATGAGACCAACCTTCCCCGTTACCCTTTGGGCTGGCAGGAGTGGTTGGACCAGATGTTTGCGGAGATTTCCTATGATGAAAACCAGCAAGGACTGACTTTCTTTGTAGGAGAAGAAGAATACCAACAGGAGCTAGCTAAACGTGGATTTGGCACTGTCTTGCAAGAAAGAAAGTTTGGTATCTCAGCGACTATGATTAGAGAAAATCCAAGCAAATATTGGAAATACATCGCTCAACCCTTCCGTCGTCAGTTTACCCAGAAAGTCTTGATTATGGGAAGTGCTAGCAATGGGAAGACCACTCTGGCCAAGGATTTGGCAAGGTATTACGATGCACCCGTTAGTCTGGAATACGCGCGTGAGTACCAGATCAAAAACAATGTCCGCGACGATGAATTGACTCCAAAGGATTATTATTATCTCCTGTTGGGACAGTATGACCAGACCTCCAAGTTAATCGACAGCAATGCCAATCGAGGCCTAGTGATAGCCGATACCAACTCCTTGGTAACCAAGGGCTACTATGACTATTACATGGAGACTGAGGATCAAGGGGACTTATCAGGAGAGACCTTTGACAATCTCTTTGTTTCAATCTTGGCTAAGGAAAAATGGGACTTGATTCTCTTCGTGCAACCTGTCGGTTCCTATGTCAATGACGGATTTAGAGATATGACCATGGCAGAAGACCACATTCGCTACAGTTTTTCCCAGCATTTGGACCAGATGAGGGAGCGATACTTAACGACTATTCCTTTAGTTTATCTAGCAGAGGATTATCTAGGCAATTATGAAGCAGCAAAAGTGGCTATTGATGCCATTTACCAAGCAGATTAG
- the dusB gene encoding tRNA dihydrouridine synthase DusB — protein MTNLNTPFMIGNVEIPNRTVLAPMAGVTNSAFRTIAKELGAGLVVMEMVSDKGIQYNNEKTLHMLHIDEGENPVSIQLFGSDEDSLARAAEFIQENTKTDIVDINMGCPVNKIVKNEAGAMWLKDPDKIYSIINKVQSVLDIPLTVKMRTGWSDPSLAVENALAAEAAGVSALAMHGRTREQMYTGHADLETLHKVAQALTKIPFIANGDIRTVQEAKQRIEEVGADAVMIGRAAMGNPYLFNQINHYFETGEILPDLTFEDKMKIAYEHLKRLINLKGENVAVREFRGLAPHYLRGTSGAAKLRGAISQASTLAEIEALLQLDKA, from the coding sequence GTGACAAATCTTAATACACCCTTTATGATTGGCAATGTTGAGATTCCCAATCGTACTGTTTTAGCACCCATGGCTGGCGTGACAAACTCAGCCTTTCGTACCATCGCAAAAGAGCTCGGAGCGGGGCTCGTTGTGATGGAAATGGTCTCTGACAAGGGAATCCAATACAACAATGAAAAAACCCTGCATATGCTTCATATCGATGAAGGAGAGAACCCTGTTTCTATCCAACTTTTTGGTAGCGATGAAGATAGCCTAGCACGCGCAGCAGAATTCATCCAAGAAAATACTAAGACCGATATCGTCGATATCAACATGGGCTGCCCAGTTAACAAAATCGTGAAAAACGAAGCTGGCGCTATGTGGCTCAAGGACCCAGATAAGATCTACTCTATTATCAACAAGGTCCAATCTGTCCTTGATATCCCCCTCACCGTCAAAATGCGCACTGGCTGGTCTGACCCATCCCTAGCCGTGGAGAATGCTCTCGCAGCTGAGGCAGCCGGTGTCTCTGCCCTCGCCATGCATGGCCGTACACGTGAGCAAATGTATACTGGTCATGCCGACCTTGAGACCCTTCACAAGGTTGCTCAAGCTTTGACCAAGATTCCCTTCATCGCAAACGGTGATATCCGTACTGTCCAAGAAGCCAAGCAACGCATAGAAGAAGTCGGTGCTGACGCAGTCATGATTGGCCGTGCTGCCATGGGAAATCCTTACCTCTTCAACCAAATCAACCATTACTTTGAAACAGGAGAAATTCTCCCTGATTTGACCTTTGAAGACAAGATGAAAATTGCCTACGAACACTTGAAACGCTTGATTAACCTCAAAGGAGAAAACGTCGCAGTTCGTGAATTCCGTGGCCTCGCTCCTCATTACCTCCGGGGAACATCTGGCGCTGCCAAACTCCGTGGAGCCATTTCGCAAGCTAGCACCCTAGCAGAGATTGAAGCCCTCTTGCAATTAGACAAAGCATAA
- a CDS encoding DUF722 domain-containing protein, whose translation MYELSNRDLDGIDIELGRYRTLANKIYLRRQELIHNKKHSTEDYTGGKGKTVSSPTEATIIRIEEDQTLRYLEGFKLVVDTLMENLIESDLVIFKMRYLEAGATWEDVAEKLNKTTRYINSRRKVIAKRFIELKGY comes from the coding sequence ATGTACGAGTTGAGTAACAGAGACCTGGACGGGATAGATATTGAGTTAGGGCGATATAGAACGCTTGCTAATAAAATTTATTTGAGAAGACAGGAACTGATACATAATAAGAAACATAGCACTGAAGATTATACTGGTGGGAAAGGAAAGACAGTATCTAGTCCTACTGAAGCGACAATCATTAGAATTGAAGAAGACCAAACACTAAGATATTTAGAAGGTTTCAAACTAGTTGTAGATACCTTGATGGAAAACTTAATTGAAAGTGATCTAGTAATTTTTAAAATGAGATATTTAGAAGCTGGTGCGACTTGGGAAGACGTGGCAGAGAAACTAAATAAAACTACTCGTTATATAAATAGCCGTAGAAAGGTAATCGCTAAAAGATTTATAGAACTGAAAGGATATTGA
- a CDS encoding ATP-binding protein translates to MKEQFKEFNNRKISDKVCDIHQVNYWEISVPVLGSSERKVQAFCPECVKGEIKQKEQDLLQQFEDRQAYFKTYDVLMRDSTIPNELKGATFDNFFVKTTEERQMLEFVKGQVQKYLAGMTGNTLISGSTGIGKSHLSLALAKEINESFREKHEPKSVLFVSLTEIIKQIKEGWAYGRNANLTEYEAVKKLVDVDFLIIDDLGAKNGTVTPKSDWEQDFLFDIINNRETTIFNTNLDSSELRTVYNARNSSRILKGLEGNTFKAFTIKDKRYTINTVRGEFQ, encoded by the coding sequence ATGAAGGAACAATTTAAAGAATTTAATAACAGAAAAATATCGGATAAAGTTTGCGATATTCACCAGGTAAATTATTGGGAAATTTCTGTACCAGTGTTAGGGAGTTCAGAAAGAAAAGTACAAGCATTTTGCCCGGAGTGTGTAAAGGGAGAGATTAAACAAAAAGAACAAGACCTATTACAGCAGTTCGAGGACAGACAGGCTTACTTTAAAACTTATGATGTCTTAATGCGTGATAGTACGATCCCTAACGAGTTGAAAGGAGCAACGTTTGATAATTTCTTTGTTAAGACGACAGAAGAGCGTCAGATGTTAGAGTTTGTAAAGGGGCAAGTCCAGAAGTACCTTGCAGGTATGACGGGAAATACTTTAATCAGTGGTAGCACAGGAATAGGAAAAAGTCATTTATCTCTTGCCTTGGCTAAAGAAATCAATGAGAGTTTTAGGGAGAAGCACGAGCCTAAGAGTGTCTTGTTTGTCAGCTTAACCGAGATTATCAAGCAGATAAAAGAAGGCTGGGCTTATGGAAGAAATGCAAACTTAACAGAGTATGAGGCGGTTAAAAAGCTTGTTGATGTAGATTTTCTAATCATCGATGACCTGGGGGCAAAAAATGGGACGGTAACACCTAAGAGTGACTGGGAACAGGATTTCTTGTTTGATATTATCAACAATCGAGAAACTACGATTTTCAACACGAACCTAGATAGTAGCGAACTGCGGACTGTTTACAATGCTAGAAATTCAAGTAGAATTTTGAAAGGTTTAGAAGGGAACACTTTCAAGGCTTTTACGATCAAAGACAAGAGATACACTATAAACACAGTGAGGGGAGAATTTCAATGA